The proteins below come from a single Pseudomonadota bacterium genomic window:
- a CDS encoding glycosyltransferase family 2 protein, producing the protein MRAVVLIPVYNNAATVGEVVRRCLAIAPDVVAVADGSTDGSDEAARAAGAEVVRIPVNGGKGAAIRRGLEAAHDAGFTHAAVIDADGQHPPEELRRLLAEAAGDEARIWIGVRRMPADATPAASRRGRAISNFWATLNGWRRCRDVQCGLRVYPVEAVRALRCREPRFAFEMEVLVRAAWAGVRLGHLDVDVRYPSAGERVTHFDMRRDNLRFTWLSFAMFWGMVIRIPLLLARRLSGR; encoded by the coding sequence GTGAGGGCGGTCGTCCTCATCCCCGTCTACAACAACGCCGCCACGGTGGGCGAGGTGGTGCGCCGCTGCCTGGCGATCGCTCCGGACGTCGTCGCGGTCGCGGACGGCTCGACCGACGGGAGCGACGAGGCGGCCCGCGCGGCCGGCGCCGAGGTCGTCCGGATCCCGGTCAACGGGGGCAAGGGCGCGGCGATCCGGCGCGGGCTCGAGGCGGCGCACGACGCGGGCTTCACCCACGCCGCGGTGATCGACGCCGACGGGCAGCACCCGCCGGAGGAGCTCCGCCGCCTCCTCGCCGAGGCCGCAGGAGACGAGGCCCGGATCTGGATCGGCGTGCGCCGCATGCCCGCGGACGCCACCCCCGCGGCGAGCCGCCGCGGCCGCGCGATCTCCAACTTCTGGGCGACGCTGAACGGGTGGCGGCGGTGCCGCGACGTGCAGTGCGGCCTCCGCGTCTACCCGGTAGAGGCCGTCCGCGCGCTGCGCTGCCGCGAGCCGCGCTTCGCGTTCGAGATGGAGGTGCTCGTCCGCGCGGCGTGGGCCGGGGTGCGTCTCGGCCACCTGGACGTCGACGTGCGGTACCCCTCGGCCGGGGAGCGCGTCACGCACTTCGACATGCGGCGCGACAACCTCCGCTTCACCTGGCTCAGCTTCGCGATGTTCTGGGGGATGGTGATTCGAATCCCGCTGCTCCTCGCGCGCCGCCTCTCGGGACGCTGA
- a CDS encoding tetratricopeptide repeat protein, protein MDGGNELREIKKEIIEARGLIIKSNNLASSLNAEVRSIGKRQASYERHFSLGSVVSYVVVAIVAWAGIQLAYGYRQAALNESLAAAKADAAAAKKELAALRAEAEAHGKGKAGTNLLELYTLIHEGDRQKAIETYDALDRAALTPLEAKLLADAIDEFRGELSMQHYTSGLDLSAQQKFAEAVEEFRSSLRYKEDSGHAKAAQIELANALRLQGKPREALAVLQKLVEERLDRDLADDAYWYLALAHEEAHQRDEARSALRALMRQYPDSQYFRAARQKVAEIELHLNRP, encoded by the coding sequence ATGGACGGCGGGAACGAGCTCCGGGAGATCAAGAAGGAGATCATCGAGGCGCGGGGCCTCATCATCAAGTCGAACAACCTCGCGAGCAGCCTGAACGCCGAGGTGCGCAGCATCGGCAAGCGGCAGGCGTCCTACGAGCGGCACTTCTCCTTGGGCTCGGTGGTCAGCTACGTCGTCGTGGCGATCGTGGCCTGGGCCGGGATCCAGCTCGCCTACGGGTACCGGCAGGCGGCGCTCAACGAGTCGCTCGCCGCGGCCAAGGCGGACGCGGCGGCGGCGAAGAAGGAGCTCGCGGCGCTCCGGGCGGAGGCGGAGGCGCACGGCAAGGGCAAGGCCGGAACGAACCTGCTCGAGCTCTACACGCTGATCCACGAGGGCGACCGCCAGAAGGCGATCGAGACGTACGACGCGCTCGACCGCGCGGCGCTGACCCCGCTCGAGGCGAAGCTGCTCGCGGACGCGATCGACGAGTTCCGCGGCGAGCTGTCCATGCAGCACTACACCTCCGGCTTGGATCTCTCGGCCCAGCAGAAGTTCGCGGAGGCGGTGGAGGAGTTCAGGTCCTCGCTGCGCTACAAGGAGGACTCCGGGCACGCCAAGGCGGCGCAGATCGAGCTCGCCAACGCGCTGCGGTTGCAGGGCAAGCCGCGCGAGGCGCTCGCCGTCCTGCAGAAGCTCGTCGAGGAGAGGCTCGACCGCGATCTCGCGGACGACGCCTACTGGTACCTCGCGCTGGCGCACGAGGAGGCGCACCAACGGGACGAGGCGCGGTCGGCGCTGCGCGCCCTGATGCGCCAGTACCCGGACAGCCAGTACTTCCGCGCGGCCCGCCAGAAGGTGGCCGAGATCGAGCTGCACCTGAACCGCCCGTAA
- a CDS encoding PHP domain-containing protein: MLDLHTHSNASDGSMPPAALVELGAGLGLTALALTDHDTVAGIAEAARAADGRRMRFVPGVELSARIDGGTLHLCGLFVDAGSPAIAQFLAGVLRLREQRNARLVARLAEIGMPVTAEEALDASGGELVGRPHFAAVLIRKGFAASMGEVFAKILGRGGVAHVFKERREPAECIAAIRAAGGVPILAHPDQTGRKGAALDELVGGLKKLGLEGVETFCAAYTSQMVQDYTRVAKRHGLLRSGGSDFHGSPKPDIRLGRGFGSLRVPDALLAPLEEAAARIRATG, from the coding sequence GTGCTCGATCTCCACACCCACTCGAACGCATCGGACGGCTCGATGCCCCCGGCCGCCCTCGTGGAGCTTGGCGCGGGGCTGGGCCTCACGGCGCTCGCGCTCACGGACCACGACACGGTCGCGGGGATCGCCGAGGCGGCGCGCGCGGCCGACGGGAGGCGGATGCGGTTCGTGCCCGGCGTGGAGCTGTCGGCGCGGATCGACGGCGGCACGCTGCACCTCTGCGGGCTGTTCGTCGACGCCGGGAGCCCGGCGATCGCACAGTTCCTCGCGGGCGTCCTCCGGCTGCGCGAGCAGCGCAACGCGCGGCTCGTCGCCCGGCTCGCCGAGATCGGGATGCCGGTGACCGCCGAGGAGGCGCTCGACGCGTCGGGCGGAGAGCTCGTCGGCAGGCCGCACTTCGCCGCGGTCCTGATCCGCAAGGGGTTCGCCGCGAGCATGGGCGAGGTGTTCGCGAAGATCCTCGGCCGCGGCGGCGTCGCCCACGTGTTCAAGGAGCGGCGCGAGCCCGCGGAGTGCATCGCGGCGATCCGCGCGGCGGGCGGCGTCCCGATCCTCGCGCACCCGGATCAGACGGGCCGCAAGGGCGCGGCGCTCGACGAACTCGTGGGCGGGCTCAAGAAGCTCGGCCTCGAGGGCGTCGAGACGTTCTGCGCCGCGTACACCTCGCAGATGGTCCAGGACTACACGCGGGTCGCGAAGCGGCACGGGCTCCTGCGCTCGGGCGGCTCCGACTTCCACGGCTCGCCCAAGCCCGACATCCGGCTCGGGCGGGGCTTCGGATCGCTCCGGGTGCCGGACGCGCTGCTCGCGCCGCTCGAGGAGGCCGCCGCGCGGATCCGCGCGACAGGGTGA
- a CDS encoding serine/threonine protein kinase — translation MSDATRDDGLPTDEAQASDAAPAPGVTPVSETVPGEGVSVALEAAIADAIAQAEDAAPAPTSDTIPAKAFDALIGTVLDGRYLITGAIGEGGMGRVYRATHVLMDKLVAIKVIHSELAHIEDITKRFEREAKSSSRLTDPHCITVTDFGRTEDGTLFLVMELLDGESLEERIAVSGGLAVTKALDVAKQMLRGLAHAHAQGVVHRDLKPENVYLTTHGEETDFVKILDFGIAKLAAGGEDGEKGVSLTRTGVVFGTPKYLSPEQAFGDKVDQRSDLYAVGVMLWEMLTGTAPYEADSAVDLMSMHLTAPTPSLSDHGRFPPGLQDLIDRAMAKRPVDRFPSAEAFLEAIAAIDPDAAPRSRLFEALYGVERRAKRMPVAGPIVRLPFRARFAIIGGIALIIAGIVVAATVGDDEADALRPTVIVPSENVGDIGDKTDQVKRLLDRAEAQVRGDNAAEAVITVKEALGIKPDMPAAVLLLGHAEFLSGARDQAMIDYDKALLADRTLAADIRLQENLHEGLKWGVSREKAAVLLAVYGGAAGIDTLKELANSALTDGDVRRAARQALVDTNNEAHVDWLTSLTADFNELTKCKARKDVIDQMAKTGNTGFLPLLESYRSVKVKGPRGKIKTTNVCVGEAAEAAILVLTGRSVDAGTPKP, via the coding sequence ATGAGCGACGCGACGCGGGACGACGGCCTGCCGACGGATGAGGCTCAGGCCTCCGACGCGGCGCCCGCTCCGGGCGTCACCCCGGTCTCGGAAACCGTTCCGGGCGAGGGTGTCTCGGTGGCGCTGGAGGCGGCCATCGCGGACGCCATCGCGCAGGCCGAGGACGCGGCGCCGGCTCCGACGTCGGACACGATCCCAGCGAAGGCGTTCGACGCGCTGATAGGCACCGTGCTCGACGGGCGCTACCTGATCACCGGCGCGATCGGCGAGGGCGGCATGGGCCGCGTCTACCGCGCGACCCACGTGCTCATGGACAAGCTGGTCGCGATCAAGGTGATCCACTCGGAGCTCGCCCACATCGAGGACATCACGAAGCGGTTCGAGCGCGAGGCCAAGTCGTCGAGCCGGCTCACGGATCCGCACTGCATCACGGTCACGGACTTCGGCCGCACCGAGGACGGGACGCTGTTCCTCGTGATGGAGCTGCTCGACGGCGAGTCGCTCGAGGAGCGCATCGCCGTGAGCGGCGGCCTCGCGGTGACCAAGGCGCTCGACGTCGCGAAGCAGATGCTCCGGGGGCTCGCCCACGCCCACGCCCAGGGGGTTGTGCACCGCGATCTGAAGCCCGAGAACGTCTACCTCACGACCCACGGCGAGGAGACCGACTTCGTCAAGATCCTCGACTTCGGGATCGCGAAGCTGGCCGCCGGCGGGGAGGACGGCGAGAAGGGCGTGAGCCTGACGCGCACCGGCGTCGTCTTCGGCACGCCGAAGTACCTCTCGCCCGAGCAGGCGTTCGGCGACAAGGTCGATCAGCGCTCGGACCTGTACGCGGTGGGCGTCATGCTCTGGGAGATGCTCACCGGCACCGCGCCGTACGAGGCGGACTCCGCGGTCGATCTCATGTCGATGCACCTCACCGCGCCGACGCCGTCGCTCTCGGACCACGGGCGGTTTCCACCCGGACTGCAGGATCTGATAGACCGCGCGATGGCGAAGCGGCCGGTCGACAGGTTCCCGAGCGCCGAGGCGTTCCTCGAGGCGATCGCGGCGATCGATCCGGACGCCGCGCCGCGCTCGCGCCTCTTCGAGGCGCTGTACGGCGTCGAGCGCCGCGCGAAGCGGATGCCAGTGGCCGGCCCGATCGTGCGCCTTCCCTTCAGGGCCCGCTTCGCGATCATCGGGGGGATTGCGCTGATCATCGCCGGGATCGTCGTCGCGGCGACGGTGGGCGACGACGAGGCGGACGCGCTGCGGCCGACCGTCATCGTCCCGTCCGAGAACGTCGGAGACATCGGCGACAAGACGGATCAGGTCAAGAGGCTCCTCGATCGCGCCGAGGCCCAGGTCCGCGGGGACAACGCCGCGGAGGCGGTGATCACGGTGAAGGAGGCGCTCGGGATCAAGCCGGACATGCCGGCCGCCGTGCTGCTCCTCGGGCACGCGGAGTTCCTGTCCGGGGCCCGGGATCAGGCGATGATCGATTACGACAAGGCGCTCCTGGCCGACCGCACGCTCGCGGCGGACATCCGGCTCCAGGAGAACCTCCACGAGGGGCTGAAGTGGGGCGTGTCCCGCGAGAAGGCCGCCGTGCTGCTCGCGGTGTACGGCGGCGCGGCGGGCATCGACACCCTCAAGGAGCTCGCGAACTCCGCGCTCACGGACGGCGACGTCCGGAGGGCCGCCCGCCAGGCGCTCGTCGACACGAACAACGAGGCGCACGTCGACTGGCTCACGTCGCTCACCGCCGACTTCAACGAGCTGACGAAGTGCAAGGCGCGCAAGGACGTCATCGATCAGATGGCGAAGACCGGGAACACCGGCTTCCTCCCTCTCCTCGAGAGCTACCGCTCGGTCAAGGTCAAGGGGCCGCGCGGCAAGATCAAGACGACCAACGTCTGCGTCGGCGAGGCGGCCGAGGCGGCGATCCTCGTCCTCACGGGGCGCAGCGTCGACGCGGGAACCCCCAAGCCGTGA
- the pepT gene encoding peptidase T, whose amino-acid sequence MKFFDAPLELLESTKVVESFVEYAKMETTSDGSCEKCPSTEKQFDLARPLVKQLQELGVADAAVDENCYVTATVPGKGTKTIGLIAHLDTSPAASGKDVKPTFHRNYDGKPIRLGAGVVIDPADNPELAKCVGDTVITSDGTTLLGADDKAGIAVIMAAVGHLMAHPELDRPTIKIGFTPDEEIGRGHAKFPLERFGADVAFTLDGTFDGEINIETFEAYSAFVTVTGVATHPGTAKGKMVNALRYMAKLLDRLPEGARPERTDGREGFIHPHEISGDASSCKCHLILRDFEEDKVKALGEELRAIAANVVAEEPRLKIDVDIQFSYPNMHKFLKDKPEIRERLEAAVRGAGLTPNLVPIRGGTDGASLSRKGLPTPNIFAGGMNFHGPTEWISTRSMGLALCTVLNLLGLYAK is encoded by the coding sequence ATGAAGTTCTTCGATGCTCCGCTCGAGCTGCTCGAATCCACGAAAGTCGTCGAAAGTTTCGTCGAGTACGCGAAGATGGAGACGACCTCGGACGGAAGCTGCGAAAAGTGCCCGAGCACCGAGAAGCAGTTCGATCTCGCGCGCCCCCTGGTCAAGCAGCTCCAGGAGCTCGGGGTGGCCGATGCGGCCGTGGACGAAAATTGCTACGTCACCGCAACGGTTCCGGGCAAGGGCACCAAGACGATCGGTCTGATCGCCCACCTCGACACGTCGCCCGCGGCGTCCGGCAAGGACGTGAAGCCGACGTTCCACCGCAACTACGACGGCAAGCCGATCCGCTTGGGGGCGGGCGTGGTGATCGATCCCGCGGACAACCCGGAGCTCGCGAAGTGCGTCGGCGACACGGTCATCACGTCGGACGGCACGACGCTCCTCGGCGCGGACGACAAGGCCGGCATCGCCGTGATCATGGCCGCCGTGGGGCACCTCATGGCGCACCCGGAGCTCGATCGGCCCACGATCAAGATCGGCTTCACGCCGGACGAGGAGATCGGCCGCGGCCACGCCAAGTTCCCGCTCGAGAGGTTCGGCGCGGACGTCGCGTTCACCCTCGACGGCACGTTCGACGGCGAGATCAACATCGAGACGTTCGAGGCGTACTCGGCGTTCGTGACCGTCACAGGCGTGGCGACGCACCCGGGCACGGCCAAGGGGAAGATGGTCAACGCCCTGCGCTACATGGCGAAGCTGCTCGACCGGCTCCCGGAGGGGGCGCGGCCCGAGCGCACCGACGGGCGCGAGGGGTTCATCCATCCGCACGAGATCTCGGGCGACGCGTCGAGCTGCAAGTGCCACCTCATCCTGCGCGACTTCGAGGAGGACAAGGTCAAGGCGCTCGGCGAGGAGCTGCGGGCGATCGCGGCGAACGTCGTCGCCGAGGAGCCGAGGTTGAAGATCGACGTCGACATCCAGTTCTCGTACCCGAACATGCACAAGTTCCTCAAGGACAAGCCGGAGATCCGAGAGCGGCTCGAGGCCGCGGTCCGCGGGGCCGGGCTCACGCCGAACCTCGTCCCGATCCGGGGCGGCACCGACGGCGCCAGCCTCTCCAGGAAGGGTCTCCCCACGCCGAACATCTTCGCCGGCGGCATGAACTTCCATGGGCCGACCGAGTGGATCTCGACGCGGTCGATGGGGCTCGCGCTGTGCACGGTGCTCAACCTGCTGGGGCTGTACGCGAAATAA
- a CDS encoding response regulator, protein MKLRVWIPLLIALMGACALFFRGAYDEAKRNAIDGLTLRQRLHARQAALGVEQFFDHWTRTLKSLALVDDVARLDPHGEALLRSFYEASSDQINGITMTDEAGVIVFTAPHAASVGQDISRQKHMREILSRHEPVVSDVFRTVQGHDAVALHVPILDRDGYRGSLAITIRFRVIAKRFFEEIAVGKTGHAWVLSRDGTELYCRIPGHAGRSVFETNARSPSSLALAREMLAGKSGTMTHMYGEAIDREAPDTKKYTVYEPIRLRGTFWSVAIASAEDEILSPITAFRNRLIAVSSLLFLCGVLASFLGVRSWFVVRDARRRREEEEERRRLQEELQQAMKMESIGRLAGGVAHDFNNILTSIVGNSSLAMLELGPEHKVTPLLAQVEKAAMSAAALTRRLLAFARKQVVAPTVVDLNHLVESLRGMLARLIGEDVALRLELSEGLGAARVDVGQFEQVLLNLAVNARDAMPDGGTLTIATANAEGQVVLAVRDTGHGMDDAVRSRIFEPFFTTKPVGKGTGLGLSMVYGTVTQAGGAIEVDSEVGKGTEFRIRLPRCDEPPTVATRGSKPPDAQRGSETILIAEDDETVRDLLQRTLDGQGYRVLAARTGPEAIALAKKHDGRIDLLLTDVVMPGMGGRELADRLRAQRPELRVLFTSGYSDRNPARGGAGDTRESFIAKPTTPRELAARIREILGR, encoded by the coding sequence ATGAAGCTGCGGGTCTGGATCCCCCTGCTGATCGCTCTCATGGGCGCCTGCGCCCTGTTCTTCCGCGGCGCCTACGACGAGGCGAAGCGGAACGCGATCGACGGGCTGACCCTGCGGCAGCGCCTGCACGCCCGGCAGGCCGCGCTCGGGGTCGAGCAGTTCTTCGACCACTGGACGCGCACGCTGAAATCGCTCGCGCTCGTGGACGACGTCGCGCGGCTCGACCCGCACGGCGAGGCGCTCCTCCGGAGCTTCTACGAGGCGAGCTCGGACCAGATCAACGGGATCACGATGACGGACGAGGCCGGGGTGATCGTCTTCACCGCCCCGCACGCCGCGTCGGTCGGGCAGGACATCTCGCGCCAGAAGCACATGCGGGAGATCCTGTCGCGGCACGAGCCCGTGGTGAGCGACGTGTTCCGCACCGTCCAGGGCCACGACGCGGTCGCCCTGCACGTGCCGATCCTCGACCGCGACGGCTACCGGGGCTCGCTCGCGATCACGATCAGGTTCCGCGTGATCGCCAAGCGGTTCTTCGAGGAGATCGCGGTCGGGAAGACCGGCCACGCGTGGGTCCTGAGCCGTGACGGGACGGAGCTGTACTGCCGCATCCCCGGCCACGCCGGGAGGTCGGTCTTCGAAACGAACGCGCGGTCACCCTCCTCCCTCGCCCTCGCGCGCGAGATGCTCGCCGGGAAGAGCGGCACGATGACGCACATGTACGGCGAGGCCATCGATCGCGAGGCCCCGGACACCAAGAAGTACACGGTCTACGAGCCGATCCGGCTGCGGGGGACGTTCTGGTCCGTCGCGATCGCGTCCGCCGAGGACGAGATCCTGTCGCCCATCACCGCGTTCAGGAACCGGCTGATCGCCGTCTCGAGCCTGCTCTTCCTGTGCGGCGTCCTCGCGTCCTTCCTCGGCGTCCGCTCGTGGTTCGTCGTCCGGGACGCGCGGCGCCGACGAGAGGAGGAGGAGGAGCGCCGGCGGCTCCAGGAGGAGCTGCAGCAGGCGATGAAGATGGAGTCGATCGGCAGGCTCGCCGGCGGCGTCGCGCACGACTTCAACAACATCCTGACCAGCATCGTCGGCAACAGCTCGCTCGCCATGCTGGAGCTCGGCCCCGAGCACAAGGTCACGCCGCTCCTTGCGCAGGTGGAGAAGGCCGCGATGAGCGCCGCTGCCTTGACGCGGAGGCTCCTCGCCTTCGCGCGCAAGCAGGTCGTCGCGCCCACCGTCGTCGACCTGAACCACCTCGTCGAGAGCCTGCGCGGGATGCTCGCGCGGCTCATCGGCGAGGACGTCGCGCTGCGCCTCGAGCTCTCGGAGGGGCTCGGCGCGGCGCGGGTCGACGTCGGCCAGTTCGAGCAGGTGCTGCTCAATTTGGCGGTGAACGCGCGGGACGCCATGCCGGACGGCGGGACGCTCACCATCGCGACGGCGAACGCGGAGGGCCAGGTCGTGCTCGCCGTGCGAGACACCGGGCACGGCATGGACGACGCCGTCCGGAGCCGCATCTTCGAGCCGTTCTTCACGACCAAGCCCGTCGGCAAGGGGACCGGGCTCGGACTGTCGATGGTCTACGGCACTGTGACCCAGGCGGGCGGTGCAATCGAGGTCGACTCAGAGGTCGGGAAGGGGACCGAGTTCCGGATCCGCCTGCCCCGCTGCGACGAGCCGCCGACCGTAGCGACGCGCGGTTCGAAGCCGCCGGACGCCCAGCGCGGAAGCGAGACGATCCTCATCGCAGAGGACGACGAGACGGTCCGCGACCTCCTGCAGAGGACGCTCGACGGCCAGGGGTACCGCGTGCTCGCCGCCAGGACCGGCCCCGAGGCGATCGCGCTCGCCAAGAAGCACGACGGGCGGATCGATCTCCTCCTGACGGACGTCGTGATGCCGGGGATGGGCGGGCGCGAGCTCGCTGACCGGCTGCGCGCGCAGAGGCCGGAGCTGCGCGTCCTGTTCACCTCGGGGTACTCGGATCGCAACCCGGCACGCGGCGGAGCGGGCGACACCCGCGAGTCGTTCATCGCGAAGCCGACGACCCCGCGCGAGCTCGCGGCGAGGATCCGGGAGATCCTGGGGCGCTGA
- a CDS encoding PAS domain S-box protein, giving the protein MTRIHELTEMDRLKGELEALRESAEKHKLLIETTDTGYVILDEAGRVLDANPVYVKMTGHERLAQIVGRSVAEWTAPGDRARNVTEVKKCLGTGAVRNLEIDYMGPDGRITPVEINATARRAAAGMTIFTVCRDITGRRRAEEALRDSEQRYRSTIDSMGEAIHVVDSDLRIELLNSTGERWFREIGIAGEIVGRRIFEVFPFLPDDVRDEYRRVFAGEGPLITEETNAVGGRELATETRKIPIVEGGRVARIVTVIRDVTDTVRAQERLRQTEKMEALGRLAGGIAHDFNNQLAAIMGYAELLERGVEDPALREHARIIAHVSQRSADLTRQLLAFARKGRVRSVPIDVHALLAEVAAMLGRMIDPGIEIRCRLEAADAEIIGDPAILQNAFLNLALNARDAMPGGGVLRFDTDLVARDGEAEGGLPSDPSGGGSLRIRVSDAGVGMSEEVRRHIFEPFFTTKGSGAGTGIGLAAVYGAVTGHHGTIRVDSEPGKGTTFTVLLPLEKGKRAHVAAAADDAPITGRGSVLVADDDPAVLRVITDALSGFGYRVTACADGVDAVSRYREAWREIDLVLLDVMMPTLDGLGALAEMRRINPAVRAILSSAEPSGEDGRNAGDEAGVPFLQKPFTLAEMARLVASAVGSGVR; this is encoded by the coding sequence GTGACTCGGATCCACGAGCTGACGGAAATGGATCGCCTGAAGGGGGAGCTCGAGGCGCTGCGCGAGAGCGCGGAGAAGCACAAGCTGCTCATCGAGACGACCGACACCGGCTACGTCATCCTCGACGAGGCGGGCCGCGTCCTGGACGCCAACCCCGTGTACGTGAAGATGACCGGCCACGAGCGGCTCGCGCAGATCGTCGGCCGCTCCGTTGCCGAGTGGACCGCCCCGGGCGATCGCGCGCGCAACGTGACCGAGGTGAAGAAGTGTCTCGGGACGGGAGCGGTGCGCAACCTCGAGATCGATTACATGGGCCCGGACGGGCGGATCACGCCCGTCGAGATCAACGCCACGGCGCGGCGGGCGGCGGCCGGCATGACGATCTTCACCGTCTGCCGCGACATCACGGGCCGGCGGCGTGCGGAGGAGGCGCTGCGCGACTCCGAGCAGCGGTACCGATCGACCATCGACTCGATGGGCGAGGCGATCCACGTCGTGGATTCCGATCTCCGGATCGAGCTCCTGAACAGCACCGGCGAGAGGTGGTTCCGGGAGATCGGGATCGCGGGAGAGATCGTCGGCCGGCGGATCTTCGAGGTCTTCCCGTTCCTGCCCGACGACGTGCGCGACGAGTACCGGCGCGTCTTCGCGGGCGAGGGGCCGCTCATCACCGAGGAGACGAACGCGGTCGGCGGGCGGGAGCTCGCGACGGAGACGCGCAAGATCCCCATCGTCGAGGGGGGGCGCGTCGCCCGCATCGTCACGGTCATCCGCGACGTGACCGACACCGTGCGGGCTCAGGAGAGGCTGCGGCAGACGGAGAAGATGGAGGCGCTCGGCCGCCTCGCCGGGGGCATCGCCCACGACTTCAACAACCAGCTGGCGGCGATCATGGGCTACGCGGAGCTGCTCGAGCGCGGCGTCGAGGATCCGGCGCTCAGGGAGCACGCGAGGATCATCGCGCACGTCTCCCAGCGCTCCGCGGATCTGACGCGCCAGCTGCTGGCGTTCGCCCGCAAGGGGCGGGTCCGCTCCGTGCCGATAGACGTGCACGCCCTGCTCGCCGAGGTGGCCGCGATGCTGGGCAGGATGATCGATCCCGGGATCGAGATCCGCTGCCGCCTGGAGGCGGCCGACGCGGAGATCATCGGCGATCCGGCCATTCTGCAGAACGCGTTCCTCAACCTCGCGCTCAACGCCCGGGACGCCATGCCGGGCGGAGGCGTGCTGCGCTTCGACACCGACCTCGTCGCCCGAGACGGCGAAGCGGAGGGCGGCCTTCCGAGCGATCCCAGCGGCGGGGGCAGCCTGCGGATCCGCGTCTCGGACGCCGGCGTCGGGATGAGCGAGGAGGTCCGACGGCACATCTTCGAGCCGTTCTTCACGACCAAGGGGTCCGGGGCGGGCACCGGGATCGGCCTGGCCGCGGTCTACGGCGCCGTCACCGGGCACCACGGCACGATCCGGGTCGACAGCGAGCCGGGGAAAGGCACGACCTTCACCGTGCTGCTCCCGCTCGAAAAGGGGAAGCGCGCACACGTCGCGGCCGCGGCCGACGACGCCCCGATCACGGGCCGGGGGAGCGTCCTCGTCGCGGACGACGATCCCGCGGTGCTGCGGGTGATCACCGACGCGCTCTCGGGGTTCGGATACCGCGTCACGGCGTGCGCGGACGGGGTCGATGCCGTTTCCCGCTACCGCGAGGCGTGGAGGGAGATCGACCTCGTCCTCCTCGACGTGATGATGCCCACGCTCGATGGTCTCGGCGCCCTCGCCGAAATGCGCCGGATCAACCCGGCCGTTCGGGCCATCCTGTCCTCCGCAGAGCCGTCCGGGGAGGACGGGCGGAACGCGGGAGACGAGGCCGGGGTGCCGTTCCTCCAGAAGCCGTTCACCTTGGCGGAGATGGCCCGGCTCGTGGCATCGGCGGTCGGCAGCGGGGTCCGCTGA
- a CDS encoding HigA family addiction module antitoxin, translated as MIPSDRVPTHPGEVLLEEFLRPLGVTQIALAAHLGIPVQRINEIVRGKRGVSPDTAWLLAQALGTSPEFWVNLQTAYDLARTRPAAPITPLAAAI; from the coding sequence ATGATCCCGAGTGACCGCGTCCCCACGCACCCCGGAGAGGTGCTGCTGGAGGAGTTCCTCAGGCCTCTCGGCGTCACGCAGATCGCCCTGGCGGCGCACCTCGGCATCCCGGTGCAGCGAATCAACGAGATCGTCCGCGGCAAGCGCGGCGTCAGCCCGGACACCGCATGGCTGCTGGCACAGGCGCTCGGCACGAGCCCTGAATTCTGGGTCAACCTGCAGACGGCGTACGACCTCGCGCGGACCCGGCCCGCTGCACCTATCACTCCGCTCGCCGCGGCGATCTGA
- a CDS encoding type II toxin-antitoxin system RelE/ParE family toxin: MIVSFGDRATSDLFHGIASARVRGVAGEVVRIARRKLDMLNAAARLDDLRAPPGNRLEALKGDMKGFFSIRVNDQWRIVFRWTDRDAHDVRLADYH; encoded by the coding sequence ATGATCGTTTCCTTCGGCGATCGGGCGACATCGGATCTGTTCCACGGCATCGCGAGCGCTCGCGTCCGTGGCGTTGCCGGCGAGGTCGTGCGGATCGCCCGGCGCAAGCTGGACATGCTGAACGCGGCGGCACGACTCGACGATCTGCGCGCGCCGCCGGGAAACCGGCTGGAGGCGCTGAAGGGCGACATGAAGGGGTTTTTCAGTATCCGTGTCAACGACCAGTGGCGGATCGTGTTCCGCTGGACGGACCGCGACGCGCACGACGTCCGGCTCGCGGACTATCATTGA